The Setaria viridis chromosome 6, Setaria_viridis_v4.0, whole genome shotgun sequence genome contains a region encoding:
- the LOC117860005 gene encoding uncharacterized protein gives MYSTKPLSLFKSQPEASLEPPPEGRNSGYLVVKGAVDEETRFWGLLPDRRVRELPFPQDRVLKVRYTVGAGENRSTHEEAVVFVPVPDQPLASNRYYAVIAKGKRKGLVRACSREEDMATCCFCRCISDVAPRPFDPADVYQQVEIVQRRRGWFTARAVAADAFPSSTLRHKYWEVYASKSKKFDLGEALGLDAAALRTRQLAVADTFPVAATAAAVGKWYSPFYLVKEAGVTPREQMERSAFYEVTLEQRWEPVRPDAGGGVSKLASKKALVGGIVEAEQESLNSRHGDAYVRFRAAATGQMVGVCTSMWERMRWEQCRGGWVDEEEDAGKVAGGSVLAERFVMKRLDGSVVVAFDFVHFNKVRAKQI, from the coding sequence ATGTACTCGACGAAGCCGCTCTCCCTCTTTAAGAGCCAACCGGAGGCGTCGTTGGAGCCACCGCCGGAGGGCCGGAACTCCGGCTACCTCGTCGTCAAGGGCGCCGTCGATGAGGAGACTCGCTTCTGGGGCCTGCTCCCTGACAGGCGCGTCCGTGAGCTCCCCTTCCCGCAGGACCGCGTGCTCAAGGTGAGGTACACGGTAGGAGCCGGCGAAAATAGGAGCACCCATGAAGAAGCCGTCGTGTTCGTCCCCGTCCCCGACCAGCCGCTTGCGTCCAACCGCTACTACGCCGTCATCGCCAAGGGCAAGCGCAAGGGCCTCGTCAGGGCGTGCTCCCGCGAGGAGGACATGGCGACGTGCTGCTTCTGCCGGTGCATCAGCGACGTGGCGCCGCGGCCGTTCGACCCGGCCGACGTCTACCAGCAGGTCGAGATcgtccagcggcggcggggctggttCACGGCgagggccgtcgccgccgacgccttcCCGTCCTCGACCCTCCGCCACAAGTACTGGGAGGTGTACGCGTCCAAGTCCAAGAAGTTCGACCTCGGCGAGGCGCTGGGCctggacgccgccgcgctccggaCGCGCCAGCTCGCCGTCGCTGACACCTTCCCGGTGGCAgctacggcggcggccgtcgggaAATGGTACTCCCCGTTCTACCTCGTCAAAGAAGCCGGCGTCACGCCGCGCGAGCAGATGGAGCGCAGCGCGTTCTACGAGGTGACGCTGGAGCAGCGGTGGGAGCCGGTGCGcccggacgccggcggcggcgtctcgaAGCTTGCCAGCAAGAAGGCGCTCGTCGGCGGGATCGTGGAAGCAGAGCAGGAGTCTCTGAACTCGCGCCACGGCGACGCCTACGTGCGGTtcagggcggcggcgacggggcagaTGGTCGGGGTTTGCACGAGCATGTGGGAGAGGATGCGGTGGGAACAGTGCAGGGGCGGCTGggtcgacgaggaggaggacgccgggaAGGTTGCCGGCGGATCGGTGCTGGCGGAGAGGTTCGTCATGAAGAGGCTGGATGGGAGCGTTGTTGTGGCCTTTGACTTTGTGCATTTCAACAAAGTCAGAGCGAAGCAGATATGA
- the LOC117862007 gene encoding cell division cycle protein 48 homolog, protein MVPTSEDSRVRSELDQATSRPIYQTPQPSPKPSEAFDRNPSIDRSASATRRRRNRSRSTMSGGGSSSMDANGGSKKDFSTAILERKKAPNRLLADDGEGSVVPDNSTVAITTAAMEQLGIYVGDLVLLRGKRRRETVCYALPDDSCPEGRVRVSRGVRANLRVKLGDVVTVNRRLDVPNGTRVQVTPFEDSMDGISGDLFEAYLKPYFREYLRPLCKGDTFMVRGNMRAVEFKVVATEPADCVLVAQDTTIFCDSGKPVKREDEERLDGPGYDDVGGVRKQLAQIRELVELPLRHPKLFQTLGVKPPKGILLYGPPGTGKTLLARAIASESGAHFVVVNGPEIMSKMAGESEENLRKVFEDAEKLAPSIIFMDEIDAIAPNRDKTHGEVERRVVSQLLTLMDGLRPRAQVVVIGATNRPNSLDPALRRFGRFDRELDIGVPDEVGRLEILRIHSKDMPLADDADLERICKDTHGFVGADLAALCSEAAFQLIREKMDVIDVEEETIDVDVLNSLRVCNDHLKHAMEVTKPSALRETGLVEVPKVSWEDIGGLEDVKLELQETVQYPVEHPEMFEMFGMSPSRGVLFYGPPGCGKTMLAKAIAKECKANFISVKGPELLTMWYGESEANVRDLFDKARAAAPCILFFDELDSIAVKRGASVGDAGGASDRVLNQLLTEMDGINAKKTVFVIGATNRPDIIDPAMLRPGRLDQLIYIPLPDEPSRLQIFRSCLRRSPVSRRVHLPALARITAGFSGADITEICQRACKLAVRDLVQRSLEVGKAAAMRGAEIGLGHFLGSLKHARRSVSDIDVLKYEFFAQRLKGGGFEEEPIIAAPMGKEPLTITEVEDDDTAMNDDSLY, encoded by the coding sequence ATGGTACCGACCTCGGAAGACAGCAGAGTCCGTTCCGAATTGGATCAAGCCACGTCGCGCCCAATATATCAGACGCCGCAGCCTTCACCAAAACCCTCCGAGGCCTTCGATCGAAACccctcgatcgatcgatcagcttCGGCGACTCGGCGTCGTCGAAACCGATCTCGATCTACCatgtccggcggcggcagcagcagcatggacGCCAACGGCGGCAGCAAGAAGGACTTCAGCACGGCGATCCTGGAGCGGAAGAAGGCGCCGAACCGCCTCCtggcggacgacggcgagggcagCGTGGTCCCTGACAACTCCACGGTGGCGatcaccaccgccgccatggaGCAGCTCGGGATCTACGTGGGCGACCTCGTGCTGCTCCGCGGCAAGCGCCGCCGCGAGACCGTCTGCTACGCGCTGCCCGACGACTCGTGCCCCGAGGGCCGGGTCCGCGTCAGCCGCGGCGTGCGAGCCAACCTCCGCGTCAAGCTCGGCGACGTCGTCACCGTGAACCGGCGCCTCGACGTCCCTAACGGCACGCGCGTCCAGGTCACGCCGTTCGAGGACTCCATGGACGGCATTTCCGGCGACCTCTTCGAGGCGTACCTCAAGCCCTACTTCCGCGAGTACCTGCGGCCGCTCTGCAAGGGCGACACTTTCATGGTGCGCGGCAACATGCGCGCCGTCGAGTTCAAGGTCGTGGCCACGGAGCCCGCCGACTGCGTCCTCGTCGCGCAGGACACGACTATATTCTGCGACAGCGGCAAGCCGGTGAAGCGGGAGGACGAGGAGCGGCTCGACGGGCCCGGCTacgacgacgtcggcggcgTCCGCAAGCAGCTGGCTCAGATCCGTGAGCTCGTCGAGCTGCCGCTGCGCCACCCTAAGCTGTTCCAGACGCTCGGCGTCAAGCCGCCCAAGGGCATCCTGCTCTACGGCCCGCCGGGCACCGGGAAGACGCTGCTGGCGCGCGCCATCGCCTCCGAGTCCGGCGCCCACTTCGTCGTCGTCAACGGCCCGGAGATCATGTCGAAGATGGCCGGCGAGAGCGAGGAGAACCTGCGCAAGGTGTTCGAGGACGCGGAGAAGCTGGCGCCGTCCATCATCTTcatggacgagatcgacgccaTCGCCCCCAACCGCGACAAGACCCAcggcgaggtggagcggcgcGTGGTGTCGCAGCTCCTCACGCTCATGGACGGGCTCCGGCCGCGCGCGCAGGTTGTGGTCATCGGCGCAACCAACCGCCCCAACAGCCTGGACCCGGCGCTCCGCCGCTTTGGCCGCTTCGACAGGGAGCTCGACATCGGCGTGCCCGACGAGGTCGGCCGCCTCGAGATCCTCCGTATCCACAGCAAGGACATGCCCCtcgccgacgacgccgaccTCGAGCGCATCTGCAAGGACACCCACGGCTTCGTcggcgccgacctcgccgcgctCTGCTCCGAGGCAGCCTTCCAGCTGATCCGCGAGAAGATGGACGTGATCGACGTGGAGGAGGAGACCATCGACGTGGACGTGCTCAACTCTCTGCGCGTCTGCAACGACCACCTCAAGCACGCCATGGAGGTGACCAAGCCGTCCGCGCTGCGCGAGACGGGGCTCGTGGAGGTGCCCAAGGTGTCGTGGGAGGACATCGGCGGCCTGGAGGACGTCAAGCTGGAGCTCCAGGAGACGGTTCAATACCCGGTGGAGCACCCCGAGATGTTCGAGATGTTTGGCATGTCGCCGTCGCGCGGCGTCCTCTTCTACGGGCCGCCGGGGTGTGGGAAGACGATGCTGGCCAAGGCCATCGCCAAGGAGTGCAAGGCCAACTTCATTAGCGTCAAGGGCCCCGAGCTGCTCACCATGTGGTACGGCGAGAGCGAGGCCAACGTCCGGGACCTCTTTGAcaaggcgcgcgcggcggcgccgtgcatCCTCTTCTTCGACGAGCTGGACTCCATCGCCGTGAAGCGCGGCGCCAGCGtgggcgacgccggcggcgcgtcggACCGTGTGCTGAACCAGCTGCTGACGGAGATGGACGGCATCAACGCCAAGAAGACGGTGTTCGTCATCGGCGCCACCAACAGGCCCGACATCATCGACCCGGCGATGCTCCGGCCGGGCCGGCTGGACCAGCTCATCTACATCCCGCTCCCCGACGAGCCGTCGCGGCTGCAGATCTTCAGGTCGTGCCTGCGCCGGTCCCCCGTGTCGCGGCGCGTCCACCTGCCGGCGCTGGCGCGGATCACGGCCGGGTTCAGCGGCGCCGACATCACCGAGATCTGCCAGCGCGCATGCAAGCTGGCGGTGCGCGACCTGGTCCAGCGGAGCCTGGAGGTGGGCAAGGCGGCGGCCATGCGCGGCGCGGAGATCGGGCTGGGCCACTTCCTGGGCTCCCTGAAGCACGCGCGGCGGAGCGTGAGCGACATTGACGTTCTCAAGTACGAGTTCTTCGCGCAGCGTCTCAAGGGCGGGGGCTTCGAGGAGGAGCCCATCATCGCGGCCCCCATGGGGAAGGAGCCGCTGACCATCACGGAGGTTGAGGACGACGACACCGCCATGAACGACGACTCGCTGTACTAG